The following nucleotide sequence is from Eschrichtius robustus isolate mEscRob2 chromosome 10, mEscRob2.pri, whole genome shotgun sequence.
CTTCCATGTTGTTTTGCTCTTGTAGGTCACTGGGCAAAAATAGCCTCTGAACTGCCCCATCGGACGGGCTCCCAGTGCCTAAGCAAGTGGAAACTCATGGTCAGGGTGAGGCTTTACTAAAAGTCAGCCGAAGGCCCCAGCCCTCGGGGGCTAGCGTCACCCCAGGCAGGGTGAGGGGAGAGCGGCTGGCGGGCGAGAATGGGGGCATCTGGTTTCCGGCCGTGGCGTCTCTTCTTCCAGGCGGCCGAGGGCAGAGGGAGCTCGGCCTCCCTCCTCAGAGCAGCGGGAGGGGGCTTCCACCCAGCACGCCCAGCCCCCTCGGCCCCCTGGAGGCGCACCTACTCGAGGCCTCTCCCTAGAGGCCTGGCCCGCCTGCCCGCTGTCCCCCGTCGCTGAGCCCTGGGGGGCTGGGACCTCCAAGTAGCCCTCCTCCTACAGAAGCGGCAGCGGTGCAGGCGGGGGCGGCGGCCCCCCCGCAGGGTGCGGTGGAGCTCCAGCAGCGGGGACAGCGGCACCACCAGTGGGGACATCAGCACCAGCGGGGACAGCGAGGACTCGGAGCCAGAGGCGGCCCCGGGGGCCCTGGCAGGTGGCCAGGCGCTGCTGCCGGCACAGCATGCGGTGCCTGACGTGGACCTGTGGGTTCCCGCCCGGCAGAGCGCCAGGGAGCTGTGGGGAGGGGGCGCTGGGAGCTGGCCAAGACCCTGTGATGCCTGCCCCCGCCCTCCCAAGGGCTCCAACGCGGCCCAGGGTGGCCGCCGGGAAGCTTGCGCCACGGCCTCAGCCCCAGCAGAGCCGGCGGGCCAGGCGCGGACCCCCTGCAGGACCCAGAGTGCCAGCCTGAGAGGCGTCAGATGCCCGTGCTCGGCGGACGCTCGCCCCTTGAGCTCCATGGGGCCGGCGCACCAGGTAGGCGTGGGCGGGTGGGAGCTCTCCTGCTTGGGGTCAGCGAGGCTGCGCTCAGGGCTGGGGGTGGCCTAGGCTCGCGCAGGCGTCTCCTCCCTGCACGTTGCAGCATGCGCTCCTGACCCGTCCACTCGTTGCGGAGCACTGCCTAGGCAGAAGCGTGCTTCCTGAGGCCGGCccctccatttcccccaccttgttgcttgctttttttttttttttttttttttggccacaccgcacagctgttggatcttagttccccaacccgagtattgaacccgggccctggcagtgaaagcgctgagtcctaaccagtggaccgcccGGGAATCCCCCAGCTTGCTTGCTTTCAAGGCTCCGTGGCAGAGCTGCAGGGACAGGGTGGGTGCCGCCCCGAGCTGCGGGGCAGGAGGTGGGCGCAGCGAGGACGAGCTATCCCTTCGGTCACCTGAGTCCAGGGAGGCCCCTGTGGAGGGTCCCGCTGTCCGCCTGCTCAGGTCTGACTCAGCCGGTCACACGGGGGCATGTCCGTGGACGTGTCGAGGCCCTGGGCCCAGACACGGCTCTGGCCACGTCTGGGTGGCGTCCACGTTGGGGCGGCTGTTTTGTGCTGGGCGAGGTTGGAAGTCCACTCTCTGACACCAGGGACAGTGGACGCCACGGCCCCCATGCCACGTGGGATCATCTCTCCTTGAGTCTGTGACTGCAGGGCCTTAAGCCCCAGGGTTTGTCTCAGGCACGTCGTGTCATCAGCTCAGGGAGCTGCCCGGAGGAACGGGGACTCTGTTAGTCCTGGGTGTGGCCGAGCTGGGCAGCTTCTTGGACCCCAGCCTTAGGGACCCCGTGCCCTCCTCTGAGGTCACCACACTCCAAAGAGTGTTTCCCAGCGGCCCAGGGCGCAGGTGCGGGGCACTTTGGGGTCTGGGCAGGGAGCCGTGCGTGTGCCCAAAAGCAGCAGCCTCCCGTGGTCTGTCAGGGTGGGGACGTCCACTCGGGGTCCCTGGAGACAGCGCTGCAGGCGCTCAGACCAACGTGGCCACTTGGTGCCAGACGCGGCGCCCCAGGCAGCCAAGACCACCCTGATGCCCACCACCCGTCTcgtctcccatccccaccccactctgGCACCCAGCAGGAGTGGAGGATGGTGAGGGTGGGCGCATGGCCGCCCTGCAGCTGAGCCTGGCCAGGAGCCCCAGGGGCCTTTCTCTCCCCACAGAAGGAGCTGAGGCAGCAGCACCTGCGCAGCGCCGCCCCGGGGCCCACCCCTGCTGGCGGCGGTGGCAGTGGCGGGGCCAGGCCCTGCGTGCGGCCGCTGTGGCACAGGACCAGGCAGCGGCGCCAGGGACACGCCCTGCAGAGGAGGCTCCTTGAGCACCAGCTTCTGATGGCCGTGAGCCCGTGGGTGGGCGAGGTCGTCCTGCCACACGCTCCCCGGAGGCCCGCCGTGGCGCACAGTCGAGGTACTGCCCGGGGGCCCCTTCCCTTCGGGAGCCTCCCGTGGGGCCCAGGGGTAGAGTCGGTCGGGGAAGGGGGACTGGAGGGGACCTGCAGGCACATGGAGGTAACAGCTGCGCTGCCGGGGAGGGCGGACAGGGGAGGGGACCGTCCGCCCAGTGTCGACCTGGTGGGGGGTTTGGTTTTGCCTCTCCCGTTCTGCTTAGCACCTGGTGGCCGGTTCAGGAAGTGACCAGACACTCAGGCCTAAGCGGGAGCATCTTCTCGGGATTCTGAGTGCGTCGGTGCCCGCATGTGGGTCATACTGTCTGGGGGGGCGGGACTCTCGGGGCTCAGGAGCATGTGCCGGCCTGCCAGCAAGGTCCTCACCGTTCTTTCTGGTTGAACGCGGCGGCAGCTGGGTGTGGGTTCTCTGGGGCCCCTGCCTGGTGCTCAGTCTCTGGGCCCCTTTGCACACGTGCCCTTGTCCCCTTCAGCTGACGGCATCAGGAGGCGGCTGCAGGGCGCCCACCTGGCCAGCACCCCGGTGTTCACCCTCTTCATTCAGGTAAGAAGCCACAGATGCacaactttttttctcttgtgcgTTGCGTTTTTGGTGGAGTTTTGAAGTTTGTGGTGGATTCACTTAAAGTCCAGCTTTTTAAAGTTGTGGATCCTTAAAAATGGCTCTTCCGTGGCCTACGATTCTCAGCGTTCATCTCAGCGTGGAAGGGGCAGCCATGGGGCGGTGTCCCTGCCGCCGTCAGCTAAGCCCTGTGTGGGAGGGGCTGGGCGCCGAGGGGAAGAGGGGCCTGGCCGTCCCGAGGGGCTGGGTCAGGGCAGGAAGGCGGCAGCACTGAGGCGGCCCGGAGGACCCGAGTCCTGGCTAGGGCCTGAGCCACGTGGCCACAGCCTCAAGGGGCTGTGCGGGCCCAGCCCGGGCCTCTGGGGCGTTGGGTCTGCTCCACGAGAGCAGCTGTGGTCAGCGCTGGCCTGAGTCCCTCCACAGACACTCTCGTGGCCTTGGCcctgcaggggggtggggggcctcCGGATGGGCAGGAAGGCCTCCGGTCAAGTGGTGTCGTGTGTCCACGTCCCTCAGTTGTTCCAGATCGACACAGCTGGCTGCATGGAGGTCGTCCGGGAGAGGAAGGCCCGGCCGCCCACCCTGCTCCAGGCTGGTGCCCGGGACTCGCTGCCCCTGCAGGTGAGGAGTGAGGGTGAGTGCCaggcacgggcttccctggttccCGCCACCCTTCCCTCCCGTCCCAGCGGCACAGCCAGCACGGGGCAGATGGCGCCTGTCCAGCCGGGGAGAGAGGCATTTCCGGGTCCGCGCAGGCCGGGGCCAGCCCGAGACGCCCCTGGGAGGCGTCTGCCCGTCTCCCGGGGAGGTTCTGGGGCCCTGAGGGGCTTTGAGGCGAGTTCAGGGGGTGCAGGGCCTGCGCTGGCACTCAGGCCCACCTGGCTCCACAGCACGTGTTCCTCCCGCCTTGCCGTACCTCCCCTGGGTGGAGCGTGGGGGCCATTGGGCGCCTGCTGCCCTGGGCACTGGCCCCACTGGGGTGGCAGCCTGGTGCCGGTGGCCAAATCTTTGAGCCTTTCAGCTCGGGGCTGTGTCCCTGAGCCCGGTCACCTCGGGAGGAAATGACAAAACAGTGTTGCTGGTCGGAGGACCAAATACGGTCCTGTGGTGGCCCGTCCAAGCCCATGGACCCCCGTGCCCTCCTGCCTGGACAGCCAGGCGCCCTGCCTCTCCCCGCAAAGCCCACACAGCCCTGACCCCGCCGAGATGAGCTCTCCCAAGGGTGCCTTTGGGTGGAGTCGCGTTGGGGGCGGGGCGACAGGCTAGTGGTGGTCTTGGTGGGGGTGGAGAAGTGGGTCTTGGgcccttggggacttccctgaggcACTGACGCTACTCTGGTTTCTTTTCCAGGTACCCTCGAGTGCCCAGAACACCCCAGGTACTGCCCATCTGCCTTTCCCTTTATCTGGGTGGTTTGTGTTTAGTGGGGAAAGGGCCTGACCCGTTGCAGGTTTTGGATTTTGGTGCCTCGCGGTgggtccgtttttgtttttttgttttttgggggttttttggtttttttggtttttttcagttaattaatttattatttaattttggctgcgttgggtcttcgttgctgcgcgtaggctttctctacttgcgacgagcgggggctactcttcgttgcggtgcgcgggcttctcatttgcggtggcttctcttgttgcggagcacgggctctaggcgcgcgggtttcagtagttgtggcacacgggctccgtagttgtggctcgtgggctccagagcgcaggctcagtagttgtggcgcacgggcttagctgctccgcggcatatgggatcctcccggaccaggactcgaacccgtgtctcctgcattggcaggcggattcttaacctctgcgccaccagggacgtcccgcGGTGGGTCCGTTTGAATGCCCCCTCAGGGAGGAGGCCTGACTGGTGTGGCTGGTGGGGCAGCGTCTGGTACAGGCCTGTCCTGCCTGTGGCCACCAGTCTGCCCACACCAGCAGAATCGGGCGAGGGTCTGGGGTCCTGAGAGGTGACGCGCAGGGAGGAAGGCAGTGTAGCCAGCAGTCCTTGTTTGGAAGGTGTTCGAGATGTAGGGCTGATGCGCAGGGCCGTCGTGGGCTGGCCTTCCTCCCGGGCCTGCCCTGGTTGGGGCAGGAGCATGGGGGCTCAGGGTGCCATGCGAGGGGAGGTCTGGGGACGTCCGGCCAGGCTGACGTGCCCCTCTCGGCCCAGATGCCAGGCCCAGCAGCTGCCCACTGTGAGGGCCCTTCCCCTGGGACGCACCCTATCTCGGGAGCTCATCAGCCAGTGTTCTGTCCTCCCTGTAGACTGCCTCCTCCAGAGCGTGCCGGCCCGAGGAGCTGCGAAGAAGAGCACCTGCTACACGGGGAGTGGAGGGCCGCAGGCCTGCCACGCGGAGTCCACGCCGCGGGCACCCCCGCAGGCTCCGTGCGGACCCCGGCCCAAGCCCAAAACTGTGTCTGAGCTGCTTCGGGAGAAGCGGCTGCGGGAGGCCCGAGCCAGGAAGGCTGCCCAGGGCCCTGCGGTCCTCCTGCCCCAGGTGCTGGTCTCCTCGCCTGTGGTCTTCCAGCCGCTGGCCCCCCAAGGCCCCGCAGTCTCCAGTGCCGTGCTCTCTGGGCCTGGGGGCCCTGTAGCGGCCAGTTCAAGTGCGTTAGGCTCTTGGGCCTCAGCCATGGAGGAGAGACCCCTGACGCTGCAAGCCTTTGCCCTCGCTCCGGCCTCCACAGGAGCCTTGAAGACCCCGGCTGCCCCTGCCGCCTCCAGGGCCCCAGGTCTGGGCCCCGGCCAGGTCCCTGTGAGCTGCCGGCCAAGCAGTCTCGGACAGTCTCAGGCCCCCGCCACGTCCCGGAAGCCGGGCGTGCCCGAGGCGCCACCCTTTCTccctgcagcccccagccccattcAGCTGCCTATCCAGCCCCTCAGCCTGACGCCAGCTCTGGGCACGCGCACGGCAGCCAGCACCCGTCTGCCTGTCACCTGGGTGCTCACAGCCCAGGGGCTGCTCTCTGTGCCTGTGCAGGCGATGGTGGGCCTTCCGAGGCCAACAGGGACTCCTGACCCCCACGGGCTATCGGTGACTCTGCTGCCCTCTGCGACTGCGACTCAGGCAGGCCAGGGCCCCAGGCTCCCTGGGCAGGGCCACCCTTGGCAGCCCCCAACCAACACGGACACACAATCAGACCCTGCCTCCAGGACAGAGCTCTTGACCCTTCCGACGCACCCCACATCCCAGGGCCCTGCGGAGGTGGACATGGCCCACGGCCCTGGGGGACTCTCCCCTGGAGAGGCCCAAGTGGCGGGGGGGACATCTGTACCCAGGACATCCTCCCAGGCTACGCCCCTGGCTGACGACTCTGAAGCAGGGCCCTCAGGGCCAGGGGAGCCCAGGAGGCCTTTGGGCCTGGAGAGGCCGCCCCCGCCCTGGTCCAGGCGTGAGAAGAGTGCCCTGGACTTGGGCCTCCTCTCCCAGGAGAGCGAGGCAGCTGTGCGGGAGTGGCTGAGGGGGCAGCGAGGGGTGCGTGTGCCCCCCCTGGGCAGCAGGCTGTCCTACCAGCCCCCCACGCTGTGCAGCCTGCGGGCACTGTCTGGCCTCCTGCTCCGCAAGAAGGCCTTGGAGCACAGAGCCAGCTCCCTGGTGCCCAGCGGGGCAGCCGGGGCCCTGCAGGCCTCGCTGGGGCGGGTGCGCGCGCGGCTGCGGGGCAGCCCCGCCTACCTGCTGCTGAGGGTGCGCTTCCTGGCGGCCTTCGCCCTCCCCGCGCTCCTGGCCACCCTCTCCCCCCGCGGCGTCCCCACCACCCTGTCGGTGGCCGTGAGGTCCAACCCTGGGAGTGACAGTGACGACAGCAACCTGGGGGAGCTAGAGCTCGTCGACGGGCAGCCAGGGGGCTCGGCCGGCGGTCCCCAGGCGGCCGCCATGCCCGCTCAGGTAGGCGGTTGCCGCTGTGGAGCCCTCGCCCCCTTCCCCACGCCGTCCGCATCCCCCGGGGCGCCCTCACCCGCTGTGGGTGTCGGCCCCCGCCCGGAGTACAGGGGGTAGGAGCAGGGGGAGGGCGTGGCAGGGGGGCCGGCAGCTGGTTTCTGAGGAGGAAGAGGCCGCCCCGTGCGCCCCATCGCGTGCGGACTCGGCGGCAGGAACCTCACTGCCAGCGCGGGGGTCCCGCCACCCAGGCCTCGTCCACGGGAGCAGCGGCCTCCGTCTCCGTGCCCCCCCCccgcgtgcacgcacacacacccctggggGGCTGTCTGTGCGCCTGCGCTTTGTGGGGTCCGTCCAGTTGCCGGCTCCAGCACGTCCACGTCCAGAGTTCTCTAAGCTGTGGAGGCAAAACCACCTTAGCTGTTTCCTGACAAGAAACCTGATGCGCACACGTGTGAAGGTGTCCCCTGACCCGTGCACCCAGGGAGCCCCTAGTCCCTGTTGCCCGGGCTGAGCAGGAGAGCCGGGTCGCCTCAGGACAGGGAGGGCCCCAAGGTCCCTGGCAGGTGTTGTCCGGCGAGCAGGCGGTGACCCCCCAGGAGCAGTCCCTCGCCTTCACGCGGGGTGGCCTTGCTGCCGGCCTGGTAGAGCCGGGGCCGGGGCGGCGGGGTTGTCGCTGGAGCTGTGCCGGTCCCGCCTCCTTCCCGGGAGCATGGCCTTAGGAGTCCGGGGGGCTTCTGGACTGAAGCAAAGGCGAAACACTGCTGGGCCCTAGGGagtgagggcaggagggaggctcgcCGTCCCCCGTAGCGTGTGCAGCCTCCCAGGGCCCTCCATCCCTGCCCGGCCGGCCCAGTTTGGGGGAACCATGGCATAGGTGGCTGGCTCTTGGGGGGCTGCTCAGAGGGGGTTGGAGCCCCCGAGTGAGAGAGGGGTCAGGGGAAAGCCAGAGCCCGCGTGTGACCCCAGGAAGGCAGCACCTCCTGTTCCATCTCCGCGGGGACAAGTCCAAAGAGCTACCTGTTCCTCGCTGCCACCCCGTCCCCTGCCCGTCCCGGCTGGAGGGTCACTCTTGTTCTCCTCTGCCTGGACTTTGTTTCAGGGAACGCCACACCCCGCACAGgcctctgccccctcctgcccGGACAGTCCTGATGACCTTGACGTGCTCCAGACACGGCACGCCCGGCATGCCCGGAAGCGGAGGAGGCTGGAGTGAGTGGCAGGGTGAGGGACCCGGGCCCGCCCTCAGCTTGGCTCTGGGCACGTGGGGCCTCAGGAGCTCCCCTCAGCTTGTTGCTATCACGCAGGGTGgggtgtggtacatacatacaggcCACTGCGGGCAGGGTCTTGGaggccctcc
It contains:
- the LOC137770849 gene encoding snRNA-activating protein complex subunit 4-like isoform X2, yielding MDIDAERVRISKEIRELERILDPSSSSINVDVSESSLDSDSDADSLPDGDSDAAGPLLLEGERWGEASNDEDDPREKALPEDPETCLQLNMVYQEVLQEKLAEVSLLLAQNREQQEEVMRELVGCKGPKVKDSRNLPSSLYMGHFMKPYFKDKVTGVGPPANEDMRERAAQGIKAFEELLVTKWKTWEKVLLRKSVVSDRLQRLLQPKLLKLEYLQQKQRSSTSEVERQVLEKQAREAEKEVQDINQLPEEALLGDRLDDHDWEKISNVNFEGSRGAQEIRRFWQNCEHPSINKQEWSAQEVEQLKGIAARHGHLNWQRIAKELGTWRSAFQCLQKHQQHSPALKRGAWTQEEDRALAQLVQQMRVGSHIPYRRIVYYMEGRDSMQLIYRWTKSLDPSLKKGLWAPEEDAKLLQAVAKYGEQDWFKIREEVPGRSDVQCRDRYLRRLHFSLKKGRWNSKEEEKLIELIEKYGVGHWAKIASELPHRTGSQCLSKWKLMVRKRQRCRRGRRPPRRVRWSSSSGDSGTTSGDISTSGDSEDSEPEAAPGALAGGQALLPAQHAVPDVDLWVPARQSARELWGGGAGSWPRPCDACPRPPKGSNAAQGGRREACATASAPAEPAGQARTPCRTQSASLRGVRCPCSADARPLSSMGPAHQKELRQQHLRSAAPGPTPAGGGGSGGARPCVRPLWHRTRQRRQGHALQRRLLEHQLLMAVSPWVGEVVLPHAPRRPAVAHSRADGIRRRLQGAHLASTPVFTLFIQLFQIDTAGCMEVVRERKARPPTLLQAGARDSLPLQVPSSAQNTPDCLLQSVPARGAAKKSTCYTGSGGPQACHAESTPRAPPQAPCGPRPKPKTVSELLREKRLREARARKAAQGPAVLLPQVLVSSPVVFQPLAPQGPAVSSAVLSGPGGPVAASSSALGSWASAMEERPLTLQAFALAPASTGALKTPAAPAASRAPGLGPGQVPVSCRPSSLGQSQAPATSRKPGVPEAPPFLPAAPSPIQLPIQPLSLTPALGTRTAASTRLPVTWVLTAQGLLSVPVQAMVGLPRPTGTPDPHGLSVTLLPSATATQAGQGPRLPGQGHPWQPPTNTDTQSDPASRTELLTLPTHPTSQGPAEVDMAHGPGGLSPGEAQVAGGTSVPRTSSQATPLADDSEAGPSGPGEPRRPLGLERPPPPWSRREKSALDLGLLSQESEAAVREWLRGQRGVRVPPLGSRLSYQPPTLCSLRALSGLLLRKKALEHRASSLVPSGAAGALQASLGRVRARLRGSPAYLLLRVRFLAAFALPALLATLSPRGVPTTLSVAVRSNPGSDSDDSNLGELELVDGQPGGSAGGPQAAAMPAQGTPHPAQASAPSCPDSPDDLDVLQTRHARHARKRRRLETSQGRTATAAADRR
- the LOC137770849 gene encoding snRNA-activating protein complex subunit 4-like isoform X4; the encoded protein is MDIDAERVRISKEIRELERILDPSSSSINVDVSESSLDSDSDADSLPDGDSDAAGPLLLEGERWGEASNDEDDPREKALPEDPETCLQLNMVYQEVLQEKLAEVSLLLAQNREQQEEVMRELVGCKGPKVKDSRNLPSSLYMGHFMKPYFKDKVTGVGPPANEDMRERAAQGIKAFEELLVTKWKTWEKVLLRKSVVSDRLQRLLQPKLLKLEYLQQKQRSSTSEVERQVLEKQAREAEKEVQDINQLPEEALLGDRLDDHDWEKISNVNFEGSRGAQEIRRFWQNCEHPSINKQEWSAQEVEQLKGIAARHGHLNWQRIAKELGTWRSAFQCLQKHQQHSPALKRGAWTQEEDRALAQLVQQMRVGSHIPYRRIVYYMEGRDSMQLIYRWTKSLDPSLKKGLWAPEEDAKLLQAVAKYGEQDWFKIREEVPGRSDVQCRDRYLRRLHFSLKKGRWNSKEEEKLIELIEKYGVGHWAKIASELPHRTGSQCLSKWKLMVRKRQRCRRGRRPPRRVRWSSSSGDSGTTSGDISTSGDSEDSEPEAAPGALAGGQALLPAQHAVPDVDLWVPARQSARELWGGGAGSWPRPCDACPRPPKGSNAAQGGRREACATASAPAEPAGQARTPCRTQSASLRGVRCPCSADARPLSSMGPAHQKELRQQHLRSAAPGPTPAGGGGSGGARPCVRPLWHRTRQRRQGHALQRRLLEHQLLMAVSPWVGEVVLPHAPRRPAVAHSRADGIRRRLQGAHLASTPVFTLFIQLFQIDTAGCMEVVRERKARPPTLLQAGARDSLPLQVPSSAQNTPDCLLQSVPARGAAKKSTCYTGSGGPQACHAESTPRAPPQAPCGPRPKPKTVSELLREKRLREARARKAAQGPAVLLPQVLVSSPVVFQPLAPQGPAVSSAVLSGPGGPVAASSSALGSWASAMEERPLTLQAFALAPASTGALKTPAAPAASRAPGLGPGQVPVSCRPSSLGQSQAPATSRKPGVPEAPPFLPAAPSPIQLPIQPLSLTPALGTRTAASTRLPVTWVLTAQGLLSVPVQAMVGLPRPTGTPDPHGLSVTLLPSATATQAGQGPRLPGQGHPWQPPTNTDTQSDPASRTELLTLPTHPTSQGPAEVDMAHGPGGLSPGEAQVAGGTSVPRTSSQATPLADDSEAGPSGPGEPRRPLGLERPPPPWSRREKSALDLGLLSQESEAAVREWLRGQRGVRVPPLGSRLSYQPPTLCSLRALSGLLLRKKALEHRASSLVPSGAAGALQASLGRVRARLRGSPAYLLLRVRFLAAFALPALLATLSPRGVPTTLSVAVRSNPGSDSDDSNLGELELVDGQPGGSAGGPQAAAMPAQGTPHPAQASAPSCPDSPDDLDVLQTRHARHARKRRRLE
- the LOC137770849 gene encoding snRNA-activating protein complex subunit 4-like isoform X1 translates to MDIDAERVRISKEIRELERILDPSSSSINVDVSESSLDSDSDADSLPDGDSDAAGPLLLEGERWGEASNDEDDPREKALPEDPETCLQLNMVYQEVLQEKLAEVSLLLAQNREQQEEVMRELVGCKGPKVKDSRNLPSSLYMGHFMKPYFKDKVTGVGPPANEDMRERAAQGIKAFEELLVTKWKTWEKVLLRKSVVSDRLQRLLQPKLLKLEYLQQKQRSSTSEVERQVLEKQAREAEKEVQDINQLPEEALLGDRLDDHDWEKISNVNFEGSRGAQEIRRFWQNCEHPSINKQEWSAQEVEQLKGIAARHGHLNWQRIAKELGTWRSAFQCLQKHQQHSPALKRGAWTQEEDRALAQLVQQMRVGSHIPYRRIVYYMEGRDSMQLIYRWTKSLDPSLKKGLWAPEEDAKLLQAVAKYGEQDWFKIREEVPGRSDVQCRDRYLRRLHFSLKKGRWNSKEEEKLIELIEKYGVGHWAKIASELPHRTGSQCLSKWKLMVRKRQRCRRGRRPPRRVRWSSSSGDSGTTSGDISTSGDSEDSEPEAAPGALAGGQALLPAQHAVPDVDLWVPARQSARELWGGGAGSWPRPCDACPRPPKGSNAAQGGRREACATASAPAEPAGQARTPCRTQSASLRGVRCPCSADARPLSSMGPAHQKELRQQHLRSAAPGPTPAGGGGSGGARPCVRPLWHRTRQRRQGHALQRRLLEHQLLMAVSPWVGEVVLPHAPRRPAVAHSRADGIRRRLQGAHLASTPVFTLFIQLFQIDTAGCMEVVRERKARPPTLLQAGARDSLPLQVPSSAQNTPDCLLQSVPARGAAKKSTCYTGSGGPQACHAESTPRAPPQAPCGPRPKPKTVSELLREKRLREARARKAAQGPAVLLPQVLVSSPVVFQPLAPQGPAVSSAVLSGPGGPVAASSSALGSWASAMEERPLTLQAFALAPASTGALKTPAAPAASRAPGLGPGQVPVSCRPSSLGQSQAPATSRKPGVPEAPPFLPAAPSPIQLPIQPLSLTPALGTRTAASTRLPVTWVLTAQGLLSVPVQAMVGLPRPTGTPDPHGLSVTLLPSATATQAGQGPRLPGQGHPWQPPTNTDTQSDPASRTELLTLPTHPTSQGPAEVDMAHGPGGLSPGEAQVAGGTSVPRTSSQATPLADDSEAGPSGPGEPRRPLGLERPPPPWSRREKSALDLGLLSQESEAAVREWLRGQRGVRVPPLGSRLSYQPPTLCSLRALSGLLLRKKALEHRASSLVPSGAAGALQASLGRVRARLRGSPAYLLLRVRFLAAFALPALLATLSPRGVPTTLSVAVRSNPGSDSDDSNLGELELVDGQPGGSAGGPQAAAMPAQGTPHPAQASAPSCPDSPDDLDVLQTRHARHARKRRRLETSQGRTATAAADRSRLPRLRHVRLRE
- the LOC137770849 gene encoding snRNA-activating protein complex subunit 4-like isoform X3, giving the protein MLKESEYRRRSGSWKGFWIPALRVSTWTSRSRVSTRIPTQEGERWGEASNDEDDPREKALPEDPETCLQLNMVYQEVLQEKLAEVSLLLAQNREQQEEVMRELVGCKGPKVKDSRNLPSSLYMGHFMKPYFKDKVTGVGPPANEDMRERAAQGIKAFEELLVTKWKTWEKVLLRKSVVSDRLQRLLQPKLLKLEYLQQKQRSSTSEVERQVLEKQAREAEKEVQDINQLPEEALLGDRLDDHDWEKISNVNFEGSRGAQEIRRFWQNCEHPSINKQEWSAQEVEQLKGIAARHGHLNWQRIAKELGTWRSAFQCLQKHQQHSPALKRGAWTQEEDRALAQLVQQMRVGSHIPYRRIVYYMEGRDSMQLIYRWTKSLDPSLKKGLWAPEEDAKLLQAVAKYGEQDWFKIREEVPGRSDVQCRDRYLRRLHFSLKKGRWNSKEEEKLIELIEKYGVGHWAKIASELPHRTGSQCLSKWKLMVRKRQRCRRGRRPPRRVRWSSSSGDSGTTSGDISTSGDSEDSEPEAAPGALAGGQALLPAQHAVPDVDLWVPARQSARELWGGGAGSWPRPCDACPRPPKGSNAAQGGRREACATASAPAEPAGQARTPCRTQSASLRGVRCPCSADARPLSSMGPAHQKELRQQHLRSAAPGPTPAGGGGSGGARPCVRPLWHRTRQRRQGHALQRRLLEHQLLMAVSPWVGEVVLPHAPRRPAVAHSRADGIRRRLQGAHLASTPVFTLFIQLFQIDTAGCMEVVRERKARPPTLLQAGARDSLPLQVPSSAQNTPDCLLQSVPARGAAKKSTCYTGSGGPQACHAESTPRAPPQAPCGPRPKPKTVSELLREKRLREARARKAAQGPAVLLPQVLVSSPVVFQPLAPQGPAVSSAVLSGPGGPVAASSSALGSWASAMEERPLTLQAFALAPASTGALKTPAAPAASRAPGLGPGQVPVSCRPSSLGQSQAPATSRKPGVPEAPPFLPAAPSPIQLPIQPLSLTPALGTRTAASTRLPVTWVLTAQGLLSVPVQAMVGLPRPTGTPDPHGLSVTLLPSATATQAGQGPRLPGQGHPWQPPTNTDTQSDPASRTELLTLPTHPTSQGPAEVDMAHGPGGLSPGEAQVAGGTSVPRTSSQATPLADDSEAGPSGPGEPRRPLGLERPPPPWSRREKSALDLGLLSQESEAAVREWLRGQRGVRVPPLGSRLSYQPPTLCSLRALSGLLLRKKALEHRASSLVPSGAAGALQASLGRVRARLRGSPAYLLLRVRFLAAFALPALLATLSPRGVPTTLSVAVRSNPGSDSDDSNLGELELVDGQPGGSAGGPQAAAMPAQGTPHPAQASAPSCPDSPDDLDVLQTRHARHARKRRRLETSQGRTATAAADRSRLPRLRHVRLRE